In a genomic window of Chryseobacterium sp. G0162:
- a CDS encoding T9SS type A sorting domain-containing protein — protein sequence MKKITTFLIGLTAPFYFAQQAGDLVSAEQKLDLTPQGVINFIANNLGEQNAPDFVNYLNGFNVGLKGYKITYYTKNENNILVKATGLLMYPNVNMKLSTVVSDHGTTDSRHNVPSNFKGTLTAGFVVELSYVLNGYILMAPDYVGMGDGDGVHPYVDYATEAGATIDFVTAANKALTQLGVKRYDEYFLAGYSQGAHAAMSTLKRLNVSNPGNLKFKYAYMGDGPYDMSETTLKKGVLEKDIYPFSSFLANVLHSCNNTGYKTYTNDISEVISAEYLDKYNYHVVQDNGGLLWGPFLWRKMFTTNFVNDVTNNPNHKFRQCLKPKDVYDWYNKTPMTLGHSTVDLAIPPENTSKTIDVQRGYYAWWDLNKYKLDSFYWGPIGHVGGTVPFVLASNAKFNTLRSGGLFNQWAVVGSIFGKQSTASSSETPTLFSSQIKPDLGNMQLIEVTDFNTENASSRSANDRSLTTLKDGVYLLKVSENHKDKMLPYIKNTPKEVAENEVVQSENNSVLKLKIDENELSAVHIFDENKNLVQTISKDQYQENNGINLQDLDAQKYTFEIVTSYYNLQFNKNIGSNKLENSTDIFAQNKQIRARANNNIKNISIYSISGTLLLQQDVNSQQFESKNMEQGVYVVQMTLSNGKTINKKVKL from the coding sequence ATGAAGAAAATAACAACTTTTTTAATAGGACTTACAGCTCCATTCTACTTTGCTCAACAGGCAGGAGACCTTGTAAGCGCCGAACAGAAACTGGATTTAACGCCGCAGGGAGTTATTAATTTTATTGCCAATAATCTTGGTGAACAAAATGCTCCGGACTTTGTAAATTATCTGAATGGTTTCAATGTGGGTTTAAAAGGATATAAAATAACCTATTATACCAAAAATGAAAACAATATTCTTGTAAAAGCAACAGGTCTCCTGATGTATCCTAATGTCAATATGAAACTTTCCACCGTAGTTTCTGACCACGGAACTACTGATAGCAGGCATAATGTTCCTTCCAATTTTAAAGGAACCCTGACAGCTGGATTTGTTGTAGAACTTTCTTATGTTCTCAACGGCTACATTTTAATGGCTCCCGATTATGTAGGAATGGGTGACGGAGATGGTGTACATCCTTATGTAGATTATGCTACTGAAGCGGGTGCTACGATTGATTTTGTTACTGCAGCTAATAAAGCACTGACCCAATTGGGAGTAAAACGGTATGATGAATATTTCTTAGCAGGCTATTCACAAGGGGCTCATGCAGCAATGTCTACTCTAAAAAGGCTGAACGTTTCCAATCCCGGCAACCTGAAATTTAAGTATGCTTATATGGGAGACGGACCTTACGACATGTCGGAAACCACTTTAAAGAAAGGTGTTTTAGAAAAAGATATTTATCCGTTTAGTTCCTTCCTGGCCAATGTTCTTCACAGCTGTAACAATACAGGATATAAAACATATACTAATGATATTTCGGAAGTTATTTCCGCAGAATATCTTGACAAATACAATTATCATGTTGTTCAGGACAACGGAGGTCTGCTGTGGGGACCGTTTCTATGGAGAAAAATGTTCACAACCAATTTTGTGAATGATGTGACCAATAATCCCAATCATAAATTCAGACAATGTCTGAAACCTAAAGATGTATACGACTGGTATAATAAAACTCCTATGACGCTAGGCCATTCTACAGTAGATTTAGCCATTCCACCTGAAAATACTTCCAAAACTATTGATGTACAACGTGGTTATTATGCATGGTGGGATCTGAATAAATATAAACTGGACTCTTTCTACTGGGGACCTATCGGGCATGTAGGAGGTACTGTTCCATTTGTTCTGGCTTCTAATGCTAAATTCAACACCTTAAGAAGCGGCGGTCTTTTTAATCAATGGGCTGTAGTGGGATCTATTTTTGGAAAACAGTCAACAGCATCTTCATCAGAAACGCCTACTCTATTTTCCTCCCAGATAAAACCTGACCTCGGAAATATGCAGTTGATTGAAGTTACTGATTTCAATACAGAAAATGCTAGCAGCAGATCAGCAAATGATCGTAGCTTAACCACTTTAAAAGATGGTGTATATCTGTTAAAAGTATCGGAAAACCATAAGGATAAAATGCTTCCATACATCAAGAATACTCCTAAAGAAGTGGCTGAAAATGAAGTTGTACAATCGGAAAACAATTCAGTTTTAAAATTAAAGATTGATGAGAACGAACTTTCAGCGGTTCATATTTTTGATGAAAATAAAAATCTGGTTCAAACCATTTCCAAAGATCAGTATCAGGAAAACAATGGCATTAACTTACAAGATCTGGATGCACAGAAATATACATTCGAAATAGTGACCTCCTATTATAATCTGCAGTTCAATAAAAATATTGGAAGTAACAAACTGGAAAACAGTACAGATATCTTTGCTCAGAACAAACAGATCAGAGCCAGAGCTAATAATAATATTAAAAATATCAGCATATACAGTATCTCAGGAACTTTACTCCTTCAGCAGGATGTGAATTCGCAGCAATTCGAATCAAAAAACATGGAACAGGGAGTTTATGTAGTACAAATGACTCTTTCCAATGGAAAAACAATCAATAAAAAAGTTAAACTATAG
- a CDS encoding TonB-dependent receptor plug domain-containing protein: MVPNDPRFPFKTQIFTFLFLTAFSTAQSQDRSATVSFEIKNNHSEPAADSEIKILSAKTIYSASTNDKGVAVISVIPGQYTIEIHKNNIVQYSGKITITKPEVFTFSLADKINSIEEVIITAKESKGLTSSSVINQRAMQHLQPSSFTDLLELLPGGRSGDPVLNQVNKITLRETGNPGNDYNTSAMGTTFLVDGAPLNSGANLQYTYDFLDKSNNGLKRRLNLTSGVDMRSISTDQIEKVEILRGIPSVIYGNLTSGIVKITNKSGYTPWKSRFKADGYSKLFAISKGFEDKEQNLKINAGIDYLNAKSDPRDQLENYKRITANFALAKEKQRNHGIFRWQTHLSYTGSLDGSKTDPDVDLSQLNSYEVNNHLVSLSNVFNYTKTEPSFYRSTEIQATVNQRFDKIKQTKFIQLENATAFPLSRTEGEYDGYYPEARYISDYTVDGKPLDIFVKMVNNFQWNFKAIKNEINTGFDWQLSKNWGQGQLFDVYKPIDPKATFRPRAYRDVPAYSTSALFLETISTANLGQHQLALALGLRGNSMLNLPTQFKMNGKVYLDPRINLQWNLPEFSLMHKKAQLALTLGYGKQSLFPDLNLLYPELIYKDIQQLNYFHSNQNYRRVNYKTMIYNPQNPEIEPAVNEKFEARIDFSLGLHQLSVTVFKEKMHNAFRSMNEYAGYQYKKYDTSALNHETITSPPDVNTLPYQLITENFMYSAQRNGSKIDKEGVEFQYSSNRIPAINTRFTLSGAWFRTKYGNSLPAYKRPDLLINGRPYPYLGLYNGMEPNSVNEILNTNLMMDTYIPKLDLIFSTSFQFSWYSMRKLDPMNGIPSHYVDQNGNIFPFDPGTARETILERLIIAQNGDRYNATRRPLEANLNLKVTKSFRNKTVIVSMFANRLFSYYAPYSVNGFTINRKGTYDPYFGMEINFNL, translated from the coding sequence ATGGTACCAAACGATCCTCGATTCCCTTTTAAAACACAAATTTTCACATTTTTATTTCTCACTGCATTTTCAACAGCTCAATCGCAAGACCGGTCTGCGACTGTTTCATTTGAAATAAAAAATAATCATTCTGAACCAGCAGCCGATTCAGAAATTAAAATTCTATCCGCTAAAACTATATACTCCGCCTCTACCAACGATAAAGGTGTTGCAGTTATTTCTGTTATCCCCGGTCAGTATACTATTGAAATTCATAAAAATAATATCGTTCAATATTCTGGTAAGATTACCATCACAAAACCTGAAGTATTTACCTTTTCACTGGCAGACAAAATCAATTCTATTGAAGAAGTGATTATTACAGCCAAAGAAAGTAAGGGGCTAACTTCATCTTCTGTCATCAATCAGCGTGCTATGCAGCATTTGCAGCCTTCCAGTTTTACAGATCTTCTGGAACTTCTTCCGGGAGGACGATCCGGAGACCCAGTTCTGAATCAGGTGAATAAAATAACGCTTCGTGAAACAGGTAACCCTGGCAATGATTACAATACTTCTGCCATGGGAACTACATTTCTGGTAGATGGTGCTCCATTGAACTCCGGGGCTAACCTTCAATATACCTATGATTTTTTAGACAAGAGCAATAACGGACTGAAAAGACGGCTCAATCTAACAAGCGGTGTAGATATGCGAAGCATTTCAACAGACCAGATTGAAAAAGTGGAGATTCTGCGTGGGATTCCTTCAGTAATTTACGGAAATCTTACCTCCGGAATTGTTAAAATCACCAATAAATCAGGATATACCCCATGGAAATCCAGATTTAAAGCAGACGGTTACAGTAAATTATTTGCTATTAGCAAGGGATTTGAAGATAAGGAGCAAAACCTAAAAATCAATGCCGGAATTGATTATCTGAATGCTAAATCTGATCCAAGAGACCAGCTGGAAAACTATAAAAGAATTACAGCCAATTTTGCTTTAGCAAAAGAAAAACAACGCAATCATGGCATATTCAGATGGCAGACCCATTTGAGTTATACAGGTTCACTGGATGGTTCAAAGACCGATCCGGATGTAGATCTATCTCAATTAAATTCATATGAAGTCAACAATCATCTGGTAAGCCTTTCGAATGTATTTAATTACACAAAAACAGAACCTTCTTTTTACAGATCAACAGAGATTCAGGCAACCGTCAATCAAAGATTCGACAAAATAAAACAAACCAAATTTATCCAGTTGGAAAACGCCACTGCTTTCCCACTTTCAAGAACTGAGGGTGAATACGATGGTTATTATCCTGAAGCTCGATACATTTCAGACTATACGGTAGATGGTAAACCGCTTGATATTTTTGTGAAAATGGTTAATAATTTCCAATGGAATTTTAAAGCTATAAAAAATGAAATCAACACAGGATTCGACTGGCAATTAAGCAAAAACTGGGGTCAGGGACAATTATTTGATGTTTATAAGCCTATAGATCCTAAAGCAACCTTCAGACCACGCGCCTATCGTGATGTTCCGGCCTATTCTACTTCTGCCTTGTTTTTAGAAACGATCAGCACGGCAAATCTTGGTCAGCATCAGCTGGCATTAGCATTGGGATTAAGAGGAAACTCAATGCTGAATCTTCCTACTCAGTTTAAAATGAACGGAAAAGTATATCTGGACCCAAGAATCAACCTTCAATGGAATCTTCCGGAATTCAGCCTGATGCATAAAAAGGCTCAACTTGCATTAACATTAGGCTATGGTAAACAGAGTTTATTCCCGGACCTTAATCTGCTATACCCGGAATTGATTTATAAAGATATCCAGCAACTCAATTATTTCCATTCTAATCAGAATTATAGAAGAGTGAACTATAAAACGATGATCTATAATCCTCAGAACCCGGAAATAGAGCCTGCTGTCAATGAAAAGTTTGAGGCAAGGATCGATTTTAGCCTTGGGCTTCATCAATTATCCGTAACTGTTTTTAAGGAAAAGATGCACAACGCATTCCGGTCTATGAATGAATATGCTGGCTATCAATATAAAAAATACGATACCTCTGCTCTTAACCACGAAACCATAACTTCTCCACCAGATGTCAACACACTTCCCTATCAGCTTATAACAGAAAACTTCATGTATTCTGCCCAGCGAAATGGAAGTAAAATAGACAAGGAAGGGGTGGAATTTCAATATTCTTCCAACAGAATACCTGCCATTAATACAAGATTTACATTGAGTGGTGCCTGGTTTCGTACAAAATATGGGAACAGCCTGCCAGCCTACAAAAGACCTGATCTATTGATTAACGGGAGACCTTATCCTTATCTTGGTCTTTATAATGGAATGGAGCCTAATTCTGTAAACGAAATACTGAATACAAATCTGATGATGGATACCTACATTCCAAAGTTAGATCTGATCTTCTCTACCTCTTTCCAGTTTTCATGGTATTCGATGAGAAAACTAGATCCGATGAACGGAATTCCAAGCCATTATGTAGATCAAAACGGTAATATATTCCCATTCGACCCTGGTACAGCCAGAGAAACCATTCTTGAAAGATTGATTATTGCTCAGAATGGGGACCGGTATAACGCTACCAGAAGACCATTGGAAGCCAATCTTAATCTTAAGGTAACCAAAAGCTTCAGAAATAAGACTGTTATCGTTTCCATGTTTGCCAACAGACTTTTCAGTTATTACGCTCCTTATAGCGTTAATGGATTTACGATCAACAGAAAAGGGACTTATGATCCGTATTTCGGGATGGAGATCAATTTCAATTTATAA
- a CDS encoding DUF4876 domain-containing protein produces the protein MLKQLFRTLLLLCAVLSLAACSSDSDAPETQAQTTLNLQLKVVPENIQVKEYKTLTISFKELNTGFTATEVLKNTNSLKKVLPTGTYNITVEGSIIYTDNSVAIEAKVGGVQTSVVINGTEQTKIIDISMKAGSSDLILEEVFFTGTKTPQGAMYFGDQYFKITNNTDKTLYADGMLLIQSAFMTNEKQDYSPNIMGTTFSAGAIIRIPGNGTTYPVLPGASIIIAEDAINHKEFNPSSINLSHANFQIFKEDSDDIDNPAVPKMVNVFEKMVIHTQGYYAYALARMPQGMTNESLISQNSYTYTYNLTFEGDVYPMDGTAVKIPNEWITDAVNLSVQDSFLWLVTSPSLDMGWTSVTSFDGDKNRFGKAVRRKVIGKNAEGKDILKDTNNSTADFEHGVKPSLFN, from the coding sequence ATGTTAAAACAATTATTTAGAACACTATTACTATTGTGTGCTGTATTAAGTCTTGCGGCATGTTCGTCAGATTCCGATGCCCCTGAAACTCAGGCACAAACTACGTTAAACCTTCAGCTGAAAGTAGTTCCGGAAAACATTCAGGTCAAAGAATATAAAACTCTTACGATAAGCTTTAAGGAATTGAATACCGGTTTTACAGCTACTGAGGTGCTTAAAAACACCAATTCTCTGAAAAAGGTTCTTCCAACGGGAACTTATAATATTACTGTGGAAGGAAGCATTATCTATACTGATAATTCGGTGGCCATAGAAGCAAAAGTAGGTGGAGTTCAGACCAGTGTTGTCATCAATGGCACTGAACAGACCAAAATTATTGACATTTCAATGAAAGCAGGAAGCAGCGACCTTATCCTTGAAGAAGTATTCTTTACGGGAACTAAAACTCCACAAGGAGCCATGTATTTTGGTGACCAATATTTTAAAATAACCAATAATACAGACAAAACATTATATGCTGACGGGATGTTGCTGATACAATCTGCATTTATGACGAATGAAAAGCAGGATTACAGTCCTAATATTATGGGAACCACATTTTCTGCCGGAGCCATCATCAGAATTCCAGGAAATGGAACAACGTATCCGGTATTACCTGGAGCCTCTATTATCATTGCAGAAGATGCCATTAATCATAAAGAATTCAATCCGTCATCCATCAATTTATCTCACGCTAATTTCCAGATCTTCAAGGAAGACTCTGATGATATTGATAATCCTGCAGTCCCTAAAATGGTAAATGTATTTGAAAAAATGGTGATCCACACGCAGGGATATTATGCTTACGCTTTAGCACGTATGCCACAGGGAATGACCAATGAGTCATTAATCAGTCAGAACTCATACACTTATACTTACAATCTTACTTTCGAAGGAGATGTTTATCCTATGGACGGAACAGCTGTTAAAATTCCGAACGAATGGATCACAGATGCAGTGAACTTAAGTGTACAGGATTCTTTCCTATGGTTGGTTACTTCTCCTTCTTTAGACATGGGATGGACCTCAGTAACATCTTTTGATGGTGATAAAAACCGTTTTGGAAAAGCAGTCCGCAGAAAAGTTATCGGAAAAAATGCAGAAGGTAAAGACATCTTAAAAGATACCAATAACTCCACCGCAGATTTTGAACATGGTGTAAAACCGTCATTATTCAACTAA
- a CDS encoding DUF6850 family outer membrane beta-barrel protein codes for MKHFQSILILPALFLGSEIYGQDNDTIMKKIREEYSYERLLKNDINTNPANRLGSRKYQITVFNIFTQNNDTPNEIQQKGKGKNLWGAEARTHQILDPKTVVWGNASYSQGKNKQVVWNENADYDIIYPYVAADSVGGDMKFENYAFSGGYSKKINSYTLGITGSYSASLSYRDIDPRPKNTSATFSLALGVNKMMFEKFKIGAYVEAEKYTQKHYLSFVSNQGFPMIYNMNGLGNYNELLSGKLRQAYYEGWTYGGGLQIFEAENRSWYLTAGIKKLNLDKLLTEYADLNASKIDEQQFNFSLGKFFETDRISWGLSVIGNHTNRKGTENLFLNDNSRNYIQIGSAEKYTHQITNLVLKGLLTMEHQDAKSSLIPFFGWIQEKEKYNTPLSIIDLNKLVYGADFQWLKTFTDKLALSISAGVSVTDVYKKNSVFNISGKPAIQQMLQENYKYQSSDIWQAKLDLNFHFNAPVIKNAYVGGKMMYSNFQNGNNMLFAATIGGIF; via the coding sequence ATGAAACATTTTCAATCCATACTGATCCTGCCTGCTCTTTTTCTTGGTTCTGAAATATATGGTCAGGACAATGATACAATCATGAAGAAGATTCGTGAGGAGTATAGCTATGAAAGGCTACTCAAAAACGACATCAACACCAATCCGGCCAATAGGTTGGGCTCAAGGAAGTATCAGATTACAGTTTTTAATATATTCACCCAAAACAATGATACTCCCAATGAAATCCAGCAAAAGGGCAAAGGAAAAAATCTCTGGGGTGCAGAAGCACGTACCCACCAGATATTGGATCCGAAAACTGTAGTTTGGGGGAATGCTTCTTATTCACAAGGAAAAAACAAGCAGGTAGTATGGAATGAAAATGCTGATTATGACATCATTTACCCTTACGTAGCAGCAGACAGTGTGGGGGGCGACATGAAGTTTGAAAATTATGCATTTTCAGGGGGATATTCTAAGAAAATCAATTCATATACCCTGGGGATTACGGGAAGTTACAGCGCTAGTTTGAGCTATCGTGATATTGATCCGAGGCCTAAGAATACTTCTGCTACCTTTTCATTGGCTCTGGGAGTTAATAAAATGATGTTTGAAAAGTTTAAAATCGGAGCTTATGTGGAAGCTGAAAAATATACCCAAAAGCATTATCTGAGTTTTGTAAGCAATCAGGGATTTCCAATGATCTACAATATGAACGGTCTGGGAAACTATAATGAACTGCTTTCAGGAAAACTTCGTCAGGCGTATTATGAGGGTTGGACTTATGGTGGTGGTTTACAAATTTTTGAAGCAGAAAACAGATCATGGTATCTTACTGCGGGAATCAAGAAACTGAATCTTGATAAGCTTCTGACCGAATATGCAGATCTTAATGCCTCCAAAATTGATGAACAACAATTTAATTTTTCATTAGGAAAGTTTTTTGAAACAGACAGAATCTCCTGGGGACTTTCTGTCATCGGAAACCATACCAACAGAAAAGGAACTGAGAACTTATTTCTTAATGACAATTCAAGGAATTATATACAAATTGGTTCTGCAGAAAAATACACCCATCAGATAACCAATCTGGTATTAAAAGGGCTCTTAACAATGGAACATCAAGATGCAAAATCGTCCCTGATTCCTTTCTTCGGATGGATTCAGGAAAAAGAAAAGTATAACACTCCTCTTTCTATCATTGATTTAAATAAACTGGTCTACGGCGCAGATTTTCAATGGCTGAAAACATTCACAGACAAACTTGCACTTTCTATTTCTGCGGGAGTTTCTGTAACGGATGTCTATAAAAAAAATTCGGTCTTCAATATTTCCGGAAAACCTGCTATTCAGCAAATGCTACAGGAAAATTACAAATATCAGTCTTCTGACATCTGGCAGGCCAAACTTGATCTTAATTTTCATTTCAACGCTCCGGTTATTAAGAATGCTTATGTAGGGGGTAAAATGATGTACAGTAATTTCCAAAATGGTAACAATATGCTTTTTGCAGCAACCATAGGAGGTATTTTTTAA
- a CDS encoding cytochrome-c peroxidase, with the protein MKFSDIKLILLIGVIALFCMQHTLRTYTTDYGEVAAQYKKPIQYWPKPSIDGDVNWKEFEAIEWDSNYYETQELPEVMLGKKLFFDPKLSSSSQVSCSSCHNPELGWSDGQEVALGNDHLLGKRNTQSLYNIADRASYFWDGRAKTLEEQLVGPISAHNEMNMKPEKLAGKLSKYKEYKQLFKDVYHTDKITFNQIASALATFQRTLRSQPSKLDKFIKGDHKAMSDKEIYGMHLFRTKARCMNCHYGKYLTDESFHNIGLTYYQREYEDLGLYHITNNPNDVGKFKTPSLRDLNYTAPWMHNGLMDDLHGVVNLYNSGMQMINPSPEEKKADPKFPVTDQRMKALQLNNEEIDAIVAFLKSMSGSYYKMPRPEIPRQ; encoded by the coding sequence ATGAAATTTTCAGATATTAAATTAATACTGCTGATAGGCGTAATTGCTCTATTTTGCATGCAACATACTTTACGAACCTACACTACAGATTATGGAGAGGTGGCAGCACAATACAAAAAACCTATACAGTATTGGCCTAAACCTTCCATAGATGGAGATGTCAACTGGAAAGAATTTGAAGCAATAGAATGGGATTCCAATTATTATGAAACTCAGGAGCTTCCTGAGGTAATGCTGGGAAAAAAACTGTTCTTTGACCCGAAATTATCCTCATCAAGTCAGGTTTCATGCAGCAGCTGCCATAATCCTGAATTAGGCTGGAGTGACGGGCAGGAAGTGGCATTAGGAAACGACCATCTGTTGGGAAAAAGAAATACACAGTCCCTTTATAATATTGCAGACAGAGCTTCTTATTTCTGGGATGGAAGAGCTAAAACGCTGGAAGAACAACTTGTTGGTCCCATCTCTGCTCACAACGAAATGAATATGAAACCGGAAAAACTGGCCGGGAAACTTTCAAAATATAAGGAATACAAACAACTTTTCAAGGATGTTTATCATACAGATAAGATTACGTTTAACCAAATTGCCAGTGCCCTGGCTACTTTCCAGCGTACTCTCAGAAGCCAGCCGAGTAAACTGGATAAATTCATTAAAGGAGATCACAAAGCCATGAGTGATAAGGAAATCTATGGGATGCACCTGTTTCGTACTAAGGCAAGATGTATGAATTGTCATTACGGTAAATATCTGACTGATGAATCATTTCACAACATAGGACTCACTTATTACCAACGTGAATATGAAGACCTTGGGCTTTATCATATTACCAACAATCCCAATGATGTAGGCAAGTTTAAAACTCCTTCTTTAAGAGATCTGAATTACACCGCTCCTTGGATGCACAACGGATTAATGGATGATCTGCATGGAGTTGTTAATTTATACAATAGCGGAATGCAAATGATTAACCCCAGTCCTGAAGAAAAGAAGGCTGATCCTAAATTTCCGGTCACCGATCAAAGGATGAAGGCATTACAGCTCAATAATGAGGAGATAGATGCCATTGTGGCTTTTCTGAAAAGCATGTCAGGAAGTTATTATAAAATGCCGAGACCTGAAATTCCAAGACAATAA
- a CDS encoding patatin-like phospholipase family protein, whose product MKKFLLLGTVIFSLFLKSQQINDSLNIRLQNVTKDTKFGLALSGGGAKGFAHIGILKMIDSLGIKVDYITGTSMGGILGGLYAMGYNADELKKTIYKVDWNRILSNKIPYSKVNISEKDEYDKYILEFPVVKGVPTLPSSYIEGQYMGEVLNTLTFNAKHINDFSKLRIPVELTSSDIENGGLIMQKKGSLPLAIRSTLAIPAAFAPVYIDGKLLVDGGLDRNYPANEVRQMGADFVIGGYTGFRLFTKKEIENPMKMIYQTHAIRSVEDFKHQKALSNILVDFVDPLGDITTKDFARFRRIIKIGEVEARKHLPEFVALAEAQKRLGIKYEHEKIEEVKLPTTKFTFNEENGTPLSDEVEIAVIKKELGLTEGKYYDVKTVNEAIDRVFGVRQYEKVYYTYTNEGDGLTMNIFVKKAKKGAFKLALHYDTEQSVGIIVNYTYRNILANRSRFLATIDISERFKARLAYQRFLGSGDHWWIDLEAKMVHLKSNDLTFRTLGYDDEDYTTKFPNHIYRNITGKVALNYNINPNAFISLGTEFSTERMYTLLDKIDQARADIFSKKLYNHSNFNAFLKFEQNNLNKRYFSTKGNHLQVSTRLYFGDEYKLYDLQVVQPQLYPILNPKNPDYFVPKNLVSFTLNENFAYPITRRLAAKVNLFLGTSFGSYREDTIPYFFLNQKYNLGGSEYNYDLLNPEFNGLRQKELPMNSVAKTGISLQYRIMKRLYITPSFSYGKVSEEFSPFNDSFEMFGYGVNLGYESLIGPINLNISRNNQLDFSRIYFSIGFKF is encoded by the coding sequence ATGAAAAAATTCCTGCTTTTGGGAACTGTCATTTTTTCTCTTTTTCTTAAATCCCAACAGATTAACGACTCTCTGAATATCAGATTACAAAATGTAACGAAGGACACCAAATTTGGTTTGGCTCTGAGTGGAGGGGGTGCCAAAGGATTTGCTCACATTGGAATTTTGAAAATGATAGATTCCTTAGGAATTAAGGTAGATTATATTACCGGAACCAGTATGGGGGGGATTTTGGGAGGTTTGTATGCAATGGGATATAATGCCGACGAACTGAAGAAAACTATTTACAAAGTAGACTGGAACAGGATTCTGAGCAATAAAATCCCCTACAGCAAAGTGAATATCAGTGAGAAGGATGAGTATGATAAATATATTCTTGAATTTCCGGTCGTAAAAGGAGTTCCAACGCTTCCCAGTTCCTACATTGAAGGGCAGTATATGGGGGAGGTCTTGAATACGCTAACCTTTAACGCAAAACATATCAATGATTTCAGTAAATTGAGGATTCCTGTAGAGCTTACTTCTTCAGATATTGAAAACGGAGGGCTGATTATGCAGAAGAAGGGATCTCTTCCCTTGGCTATTCGTTCTACTTTGGCTATTCCTGCAGCTTTTGCTCCGGTGTATATTGATGGAAAGTTATTAGTTGATGGCGGATTAGACCGGAATTATCCGGCTAATGAAGTTCGTCAGATGGGAGCAGATTTCGTTATCGGTGGCTATACCGGATTCAGGCTTTTTACCAAAAAAGAGATTGAAAATCCTATGAAAATGATCTACCAGACGCATGCCATCCGTTCTGTAGAGGATTTTAAGCATCAGAAGGCTTTATCCAACATTCTGGTTGACTTTGTAGACCCGTTGGGGGATATCACCACAAAAGACTTTGCAAGGTTCAGAAGGATCATTAAAATAGGAGAAGTAGAAGCCAGGAAGCATCTCCCTGAATTTGTTGCATTGGCAGAAGCTCAGAAAAGATTAGGGATCAAGTATGAACATGAAAAAATTGAGGAAGTAAAGCTTCCTACCACAAAATTTACCTTTAACGAGGAAAACGGAACTCCGCTTAGCGATGAAGTAGAAATTGCTGTGATTAAAAAGGAACTTGGGCTGACGGAAGGGAAGTATTATGATGTGAAAACCGTCAATGAAGCAATAGACAGAGTGTTTGGAGTGCGTCAATACGAAAAAGTTTATTACACTTATACCAATGAGGGCGATGGACTTACAATGAATATTTTCGTTAAAAAAGCTAAGAAAGGAGCTTTTAAGTTGGCTCTTCATTATGATACAGAGCAGTCGGTGGGGATTATTGTAAATTATACGTACCGGAATATCCTGGCAAACAGATCAAGGTTCCTGGCTACTATCGATATTTCAGAGCGTTTTAAGGCAAGGCTGGCTTACCAGCGTTTTTTGGGAAGCGGTGACCATTGGTGGATCGATCTTGAAGCTAAAATGGTTCATCTTAAAAGTAATGATTTAACATTTAGAACATTGGGATATGATGATGAAGATTACACCACAAAATTTCCTAACCACATTTATAGAAATATCACAGGAAAAGTAGCTTTAAATTATAATATCAACCCTAATGCTTTTATTTCTTTAGGAACAGAATTTAGCACGGAAAGAATGTATACTTTGCTGGATAAAATAGATCAGGCAAGGGCAGATATTTTTAGCAAAAAGCTTTATAATCACAGTAATTTTAACGCATTTCTTAAATTTGAGCAGAATAACCTGAACAAGAGATACTTTTCTACCAAAGGGAATCATCTTCAGGTAAGCACAAGATTGTATTTTGGAGATGAATATAAGTTGTATGATCTGCAAGTAGTACAGCCTCAGTTGTATCCCATCTTAAACCCTAAGAACCCTGATTATTTTGTCCCTAAGAACCTGGTATCATTTACGCTGAATGAAAACTTTGCCTATCCTATTACAAGAAGATTGGCAGCAAAGGTAAATCTGTTCCTTGGAACAAGCTTTGGTTCATACAGAGAAGACACAATACCTTACTTTTTTCTGAACCAGAAATACAATTTAGGAGGAAGTGAGTACAATTATGATTTGTTAAATCCTGAATTTAATGGACTTCGCCAGAAAGAGCTTCCTATGAACTCTGTAGCTAAAACAGGAATATCCCTTCAGTATAGAATTATGAAGAGATTATACATAACCCCTTCATTCAGTTATGGAAAAGTGAGTGAAGAGTTTTCTCCTTTTAATGACAGTTTCGAAATGTTCGGATATGGAGTCAATCTTGGCTATGAATCCCTTATAGGTCCTATTAATCTTAATATTTCCAGAAATAACCAACTTGATTTTTCCAGAATCTATTTCAGTATCGGGTTTAAGTTTTAA